Genomic segment of Mucilaginibacter sabulilitoris:
ACCGGGAAAGCCATGAACAGCAGCCAGCCTGCAATATGTATAATTACCGAAAATGCTCTAAAGCGCGACATATATATAAAGTAACGCATTCAAAACCGGTAATAAAAAAAGGTATCGGTAATTTGCCGTTTTGTATGGATGAATTATCCGTGTATGGTTTCGCTTTTGCCATAATTTTGTATAACACCGGCTTCATATTCTAAAAACTCTTTCCAGCGTTTGTCTACATCAATTTCTTCGGCGTACTTTTTGGCCAGGCGAATAAATGTGGCGTAGTGTGTAGCCTCGCTCACCATGAGTTCGTGGTAAAAGTCAGACAAGTAAGCATCATTTATGTTTTCAGATAGTACCTTAAAACGCTCGCAGCTACGTGCCTCAATCATGGCAGAAAACAGTAAACGGTCAATCAGCTGGGCTTCGCGGCCGCCTCCTATAATAATAAATTTGCGAAGCTCATTCACGTAATTGTCCTTACGCTCGCGACCCAGCACAAAGCCGCGTGCTATAATAATGTCATGCACACGTTTAAAATGGTCCATCTCTTCCTGAACCAACAGCGCCATTTCCTGCACCAGGTCTGACAGGTTGGGGTTTTGCACAATAAGGGTAATAGCATTGCTTGCTGCCTTTTGCTCGCAAAAAGCATGATCGGTCAAAAGCTCCTCAATATTGCTTTCCACAACATTTTTAACCCAAAGCGGGTCGGTAGGCAGCTGCAGTTTAAGTATGATTTTTTCGCTCACAGAAGCAAAGATAGCTTAAGGAGGCGAAAGGTAAAGTATTTAAGAGGTGAAATGGTAAAGGCGAAAGGTAAAAAGGGAGGCAAGATGTGAAAGGTAGGAGGAAAGATAGTCAGGAGGGTAAAAAGCGAAAGAGAAGGTTAATCCGACTGATCGATAACCGTAAAACCTTTAACCTATCTGTACAAGCTCTTGTTTTCAATAAAATTCAATACCGCGTCGGGTACAAAATATTGTACATTCTTTTTTTCGGCGATGGATTTACGGATAAATGTGGCCGATAATTCCATCTGCGGGGTCATGGTGATGGTAACTGATGGATGATCGGCCAGTTCGGCGTTTTCATATCCGGGGCGCGGGTAAACAAATATTTTGTAGTCGCGTAATATCAGCTTGTAGTTTTTCCACTTATGCAATGTGCCCAGATTGTCAGACCCCATGATAAGGGCAAATTCATGCTCGGGATATTTCTCTTTGAGATGGGTAAGCGTATCAATAGTGTATGAAGGTTGCGGCAACCTCAACTCCACATCGCTTACGGCAATATTAGTGGCGTTGTCTGTAGCCAGCTTAGCCATTTCGAGGCGATCATAAGTATTGATCAGGTCGCCATATTTTTTAAGCGGATTTTGCGGCGACACCACCAGCCAAACCTTATCAAGTGTTGTATGGTTGGCCATGTAATTAGCAATAATAAGATGCCCTATATGTATGGGATTAAATGACCCAAACAGTAAGCCTATTTTCATATTGTGCCCCTTGACCCCCTGAAGGGGGAAGTAATTAAAGTGTTTTTTGTAGGGCCCCTGTTCTGAATGAGTTATTCAAAACTCCCCCTTTAGGGGGCTGGGGGGCTAATAAAATCTTTTACCAGTTTTTCGGCTTCTTTGCAAGCCGTTTGAAGATCGTAATTTTTAAGGATAATATCAAACTGCGGGGCGTATTTTAGTTCTTTTTCGGCTTTTATAAAGCGTTCCTGCAGTTTTTCGGGGCTATCAGTACCTCTGCCGGTAAGACGTTCAATCAATACTTCTAATGATGGGGGCTGTACAAATATAGCCAGGGCCTGGCCGTCATATTTACGTTTAAGGTGCATGCCGCCTTCTACGTCTATATCAAATATCACGGTTTTACCCTTTTCCCAAATACGTTCAATTTCGGTGCGAAGCGTACCATAAAAGGTACCAGTGTAAACCTCCTCAAACTCAACAAACTGCTTTTTTGCAATGCGGTGCAAAAACTCCTCTTTACTTATAAAATAATAGTCTTTTTCATGTACCTCCTCTCCCCGACGCTCGCGTGTGGTGGCTGAAATAGAAAACTCCAGCTCAGGCATTTTGCTAAGCAGGTGGTGTACTATGGTAGTTTTACCGGCGCCGGAGGGGGCCGAAAATATAATGAGTTTACCTTCTGGGGTCATTGGGTTCATTAGTTCATTTGCTTATTAGTTCATTGGTACAGCTCTCATCAGCATGAAAACCAATGAACTATTGAGCCAATGAACCAGTAAACTATAATACGTTTAACAGTTGTTCTTTAATTTTTTCAAGCTCTTCTTTCATGCCTACAACCAGTTTCTGGATATTGGCATCATTGGCTTTTGAGCCCAGGGTATTTATCTCACGGCCTATTTCCTGTGATATAAAACCAAGTTTCTTGCCGTTCGCATCAGCATTTTTCAAGGTTTCAATAAAATATTCGCAATGTGTTTTAAGCCGTATTTTTTCTTCGGTAATATCAAGCTTGTCTATGTAGTAAATCAGCTCCTGCTCAAAACGGTTCTGATCAATAGCCTCGCGGCTGGCAGCTTCGTTTAAAAAAGTATTAAGCCTTTCGCGTATCAGCGGTATACGTTTAGGGTCTTCAACCTCAACCAGTTCGAGGTTTTTTAGGATGATGCCTATACGGTATTTCAGGTCGTTCTCCAATACATTGCCTTCATCGGCCCTAAACTGCTGAAATGCAGCCAATGCCTGCTGAAATGTTTTTTCAACGAGTTTCCACTCATCTTCAGACAGGGTTTCATCGTCATATTTAACCACTTCGGGTAAACCTAGTGCAAGTTCCAGCAGGTTTGCCGCAGGCTCGTTTAGCTCTTCGCTTACATCCTTAAGCTGCTGGTAATATTGTTTTAGCAAAACCTTATCAATGCCGGCGGCTTTTACTGCGGCATTCACCTGTTCTACGTTGATAGATAAATTAACTTTACCACGCTCAATCTGCTTGCTGCAATCATTGCGCAGCTGAAATTCTTTTTCAGAAAATATTTTGGGCAGGCGAAGTGATAGTTCGAGGAATTTACTGTTCAGGGATTTGATCTCAACGGTATATTTTGTATTACCTGAATCAAAACTGGCAATTCCATACCCTGTCATGGATTTTATCATGTGCAAAGATATGTTTTTAGTCGTAAAGTGGGAAACGCGGAAAGTTGGGGGAGGCCGAAAGCTAAAAAGAGTAAAATTGGGGAAGTTGAGTTGCCGAAATTCGAAATATCAGGATCATAACTGTTCTGGATATGTTGTATACCAGACAGCTCCGCGCTTTTCCGGCATGCTCAGTTTAACACTTTTTTACATTTGGTGTAAAATACAGTTGGTATCTTTACGTTCATATACGTATTAATGCATTATCGCTTTTACCTGCTTCTGATTATCTGCTTTTGTTTTGTTTTAAACGCATCGGCACAGGAATTTACCCTTAAAGGTGTTATCTCCAAGAAGAGCTCACCCGAGCGTGTAGGCCAGGTATTGATCAAAAATTTAAAAACAAACAACTTCATGATCAGCGACGATCTTGGCTGGTTTACCGTAAAAGCTTCGGCTGGCGATACACTGCTCTTTACAAAAGAGGAATTTACCCCTCAAAAAATAGTTGTGCTCAATAACAGCGATATGCCGGTTTATATGCAGCCAGTTATAAAGCTTAATGAAGTGCAGGTTTTAGGGCAAACCAAAAAGCAGGAACTCAACGAAATTATGGGTGATTACCGTAAACAGGGTACATTTTATGCTGGCAAGCCGCCGGTATTATCGTTTCTGGCGAATCCGCTTACGGGTTTATATGAGCTTTTTGGCAAAACGCCTGGCAGGGCACGCCGCTTTGCCAATTTTGCCAGAGGAGAGGCAGAACAGGCCGAAATTAACAGGCGGTACAATGTTAGTTTTGTAAGGGAATACACCAAGCTGCCTACGGATAGTGCAGCCCGTAAGTTTATGAATTACTACACACCCTCATACGAAGATTTGAAACAGTGGACCGATTATGACCTGATCAAACACATGCAAAAGTCATACGACTTTTATAAAAACAGTAATGATAAGGATGCGTTGGAAGGAATTAATGCTCCGTCGTTTTTAAAGAAAAAGGATACCTCGCTGAGACTGTCGGAACCGGGAGAAACCCTGAAAAAAGAAAAGCCTTAAATACCCAGCGCTTCGCAGGCTTTTTCGGCAGCCAGTTTTTCGGCATTCTTTTTACTGAACTCCTTACCTTCGCCCATGACGTCGCCATCAATGCTGGCTTGTATGGTAAACAGTTTGCTGCTTTCGCCATCCTGGTTGGTTACCAGTTCAAAAATAATATCGCGGCCATGACGCTGACAATGCTCAATCAATTTACTCTTGAAATTGGTTTCGGTTTGCTCCAGCTTATGGATATCAATATGGGACTTAATGATGTGGTTTATCAAGAAGTTTTTGGTAAAATCATATCCCTTGTCTAAATAAACAGCACCTATTAAAGCCTCAAAAGCATCGCCAAGCAAAGAGCCCTGCCTGCTTGAATTGAGCATGCGGCTATCATACTCAATCAGTTTATCAAACCCAAGCTTACGACCAAGGGCGTTAAGATTTACCCGGCTTACAATTTTTGAGCGTAGTTCGGTTAAAAAGCCCTCATCTTCATAAGGGTATAACTTAAAAAGCACTTCGGCCACAACACTGCCCAATACCGCATCACCCAAAAATTCCAAACGTTCGTTGCTGTTCTTTACGCCTTTCTTAACGTTTTGGGCAACCGATTTATGCCTGAATGCCAAACGGTATAAAGACAAATTGCCCGGCACAAAACCGAGCAAATTCTTTAAAATCTTAACGTACTTTCTATTGGGTGATATATATAGCTTGTAAAACTGACTTATAGGCATCCACAACCAAAATTAATCTTCGTACTTTTTAAATATTACAGAAGCGTTATGACCACCAAAACCAAAGCCATTACTTTGAACAATCTTTACATCTCTTTTTTGAGCTGTATTGAAAGTAAAGTTTATTTTAGGGTCAAAAGCAGGGTCGTCGGTAAAATGGTTAATGGTTGGTGGGATAATACCATGTTTTAAAGCCAGTATAGATGCAATTGCTTCAACCGCGCCCGCTGCACCTAATAGGTGGCCGGTCATTGATTTGGTTGAGCTGATATTTATACGATAAATATCTTCGCCAAAAACATCATGTATAGCTTTTATTTCCTGCGGATCACCAATTGGAGTTGATGTTCCGTGAACATTTACATAATCAATGTCGGCAGCAGTAAGATTAGCATCTTCAAGTGCCGATTTCATAACCAATGCCGCGCCAAGCCCATCAGGGTGTGGTGCTGTCATGTGGTAAGCATCAGCGCTCATGCCGCCGCCCATCATTTCGGCATAAATTTTAGCGCCGCGGGCCTTTGCATGCTCCAGCTCCTCTAAAATTATAGTACCTGCACCTTCGCCGGCCACGAAACCGTCCCTGTCCAGATCAAATGGACGTGATGCCGTTGCCGGATCATCATTACGGGTTGACAGTGCATGCATAGCATTAAAGCCGCCAATGCCAGCTTCGTTGATAATAGCTTCAGAACCACCGCTTATAAACATATTAGCTTTACCCAGACGGATATAGTTAAATGAATCGATAAGGGAATTGTTTGATGAAGCACAGGCAGACACAGTTGAAAAATTTGGTCCGCGTAACCCGTATTTGATGGAGATATGGCCAGGGGCAATATCGGCTATCATTTTAGGGATAAAGAATGGGTTAAAACGTGGTGAACCATCGCCTTTGGCAAAGTTTACAACCTCGTCTAAAAATGTTTTTAACCCACCAATACCAGATCCCCAGATAACTCCTATGCGGCTGGTATCCAGTTTGGTAAAGTCTAATCCTGCATCTTTTACAGCTTCTTCGGTTGAGAAAAGGGCGTATTGAACAAAAGGATCTAATTTACGGGCGTCTTTACGGCCCAAAAAACCATCCGCATCAAAGTTCTTTACTTCGCATGCGAATTTCGTTTTGAACTTTTCGGTATCAAAACTTTTAATTAAGGCAGCGCCACTTACCCCATTGATCAACCCGTTCCAGTACTCTGAAACTGTATTGCCAATTGGAGTAAGTGCTCCAAGCCCGGTTACTACAACTCTTTTAAACTCCATTTAATCCAGTTAGGGAGTCTTATTTAACGTTTTTTTCAAGGTAAGCAACAGCCTGACCTACAGTACCGATAGTTTCAGCCTGATCGTCAGGAATAGCCACGTTAAATTCTTTTTCAAACTCCATGATTAATTCCACGGTGTCTAACGAGTCGGCACCAAGATCATTGGTGAAACTCGCTTCTGGCGTAACTTCACTTTCGTCAACACCCAGTTTTTCTACGATAATAGCTTTTACTCTTGAAGCGATATCAGACATAGTCTTTATAGTTTAATGATTAATAAAAATTCAGTGCAAAGAAAAATAAATTCTGTCAATTATCAAATCTAAAACTTTTACAATATATTTCGTTAACAAAATTTTATTCAAACAGTTTGGATTAGTAATTTTGACGTTTGTAAAAGTAATGATTTTGAACAGGAAATTTTTAAAGTTTGAGATCGATTTTGATTTTGTGCTTATTGCCATAACCACATCATTAAAGGACTACCGCGTTTGTTACCTTATTAACAAATCTTTAAATTTTAATTTTACCAGAACAAATGATCTGGCGGTTGATATTTATCAGGGTGCCGAGCCTGTTCTGTTTTCTTTGTTCCATTACCAGTGGGAAACAACCGAAACCGACTTCTATTTTATTGGTAATAAGGGCTCTGATGGTTATTTAGTGCCCGAAATTAAGAGTGCCGACTACTTTTTAATGATCAGAAATTACATTGATGACGACGACCTTGAAAACATGATATCGGCCATTAATAAGATACCCGAAATTGTGGCCGCCGTAAAGATTGATCCGAAAAAAATAAAATCACGTGAAAATCTGTTATTTTAGCGCAAATTTTAAAAAGAGTGTTGGTTTTACACTATTATAAATATAAGCCAGTTTAACCCGAACAATATGAAACTATATTATAATCGTACCAAAATTGTTGCCACCATGGGCCCGGCATCAGCTAAAAAAGATGTTTTATTAGCCATGATAAAAGCCGGTGTTAATGTTTGCCGCCTTAATTTTTCGCACGGAAGACCGGAGGATCATAAAGCCGTAATTGATACCATTCGCGAAATTAACGAACAATACAAAACCAATGTTGGTATCCTTGCCGATTTGCAGGGCCCTAAAATTCGTATTGGTTTGGTAAAAGATGGCGGTATCCATTTGGTTAACGGAACACATATAAAAATTACTACCCAGGAGTGTATTGGTAATGACGAACAGATATACATTACTTATGACACCTTTCCGCAGGATGTTCAGGCTAATGAAATTATTTTGCTTGACGATGGTAAATTACAGTTAAGGGTAATTGAAACCAACAAAAAAGATACTGTAATATGCGAGGTTGTGCATGGTGGTATTTTAACCTCACGTAAAGGGGTTAACCTGCCAAACACCAAAGTGTCTATCCCAAGCTTAACCGAAGAGGACCTGATAAACCTTCAATTCGCTTTAAAATATGATGTAGAGTGGATTGGTTTGTCATTTGTGCGTACCGGACAGGATATTACCGAGCTGAAACACATTATTGCACAGAGCGGTAAAGCGGCAAAGGTTATTGCTAAAGTAGAAAAACCGGAAGCCATCGATAATATCGACGAAATTATTGCCGCTACAGATGGTGTGATGGTAGCCCGTGGCGACCTTGGTGTTGAAATGCCTTTGGAAGAAGTGCCATTACTGCAAAAAATGATCGCGAGCAAATGCCGTGCGGCTTCAAAACCGGTAATTGTGGCTACCCAGATGCTGGAATCAATGATCACTACTCCGCGCCCAACACGTGCAGAGGTTAATGACGTAGCCAACTCTGTATTGGACGGCGCCGACGCGGTGATGCTGAGCGGCGAAACATCAGTTGGTGAGTTCCCGGTTATTGTTATTGAAACCATGGCAAAAATTGTGCGTAATGTTGAGGAGTTTGGTTACAGCTTTAATACAGCTAAAGTGGTTGGTACCGATCCGTCATCGCCAGATTATCTGAGCAACGCGGTTTGTGAGTCGGCTGTTCACCTGGCCCAGCACACCAACGCGGTTGGTATTGTATCCATGACTACATCGGGTTATACCGCTTTCCAGATATCAAGCCACAGGCCACAGGCAAGTACCTATATATTTACGTCGAACAAACAGCTGTTAAATGCTTTGAGTTTGGTTTGGGGCGTACGTGCCTTTTATTATGACCAACTGGAAAGCACTGATCAAACCATCAGTGATGTAAACAACATCCTGAAAAATGAAGATCTGATAAAAGTTGGCGACGTAGTGATCAACACTGCCGCTGTACCTATTATTAAACAAGGCAAAACCAATATGCTTAGAGTAAGCATTATTGACTAACCTTATTTTAAATATACTTTTAATGGAAAAAGGCTCGCCGGTAACGGTGAGCCTTTTTTGTTAATAACCTCATTCCAAGAAGTAATTCAATACGGCATCACTTAGTACATTGTATTTGTAAAAAAAGCATGAAAGCATTACGCCATGTAATTGCAATGACATGGTTTTATTCGTTCTGATAAATGAACTATAATACAGTTATTCCCAGCAATCCCTTTTAAATTCGAAAAGCAGTTTTATATTCCTTAAAAAAACCTGCATTTTTTAATTATTAACAAGTTAACTAATTGAATATTAATTTATTAAAAATTAATATGTAATGCAGGGGCTTGTTAACTGACACATGTGGAAAACTCCGAAATAAAAGATAATAGTCATAATAATAGCTTTGAGTAAAACACCCTTCGTGTTTTTAAACAGTACTTATACATCAACATAACTATTATACTATGGCCAGAAACATGACTTCAAAAACGCCTGGCGTCAGCGGGGCGAAAGGGCTTAAAACAACCCGCTATTTTAGTAAGGAGGGTATTAATGTGTTTGATCTGTTTAAGTATGAGAAGCGATCGTCGGTAATCCGCAACCCATCGGGTGATGCGGTGTTTGAAATGAACGATGTGGAAGTACCGGCGGCATGGAGCCAGGTAGCTACCGATATTCTGGCGCAAAAGTATTTCCGCAAGGCTGGTGTTCCGCAGCCAGATGGTACAATCGGTTCTGAAAAAAGTATTAAACAGGTTGCCCATCGTATGGCCAACTGCTGGAAAGACTGGGGCATGCGTTACGGATACTTTGCTACCGATAAAGATGCCGATATATTTTACGACGAAATAGTTTATACCATTGTTGGGCAGCTGGCAGCGCCAAACTCGCCGCAATGGTTCAATACAGGGCTGCATACTTCTTATGGTATTACCGGCAAGCCGCAGGGCCATTACTTTGTTGACCCGGTGACCGAAGTGTTAAGTAAATCAACCTCGGCTTATGAACGCCCGCAGCCCCATGCCTGCTTTATCCTTTCGGTTGATGACGACCTGGTGAACGAGGGAGGTATTATGGATCTTTGGGTGCGCGAAGCCCGTATATTTAAATATGGTTCGGGGGTAGGCACTAATTTCTCTAAGATCCGTGGTGAAACGGAAAAACTGGCCGGTGGCGGTTATTCATCGGGCCTGATGTCGTTCCTGAAAATTGGCGACCGCGCGGCCGGGGCCATCAAATCTGGCGGTACTACCCGCAGGGCGGCTAAAATGGTTTGCCTTGATCTCGACCATCCCGAAATAGAAGGTTTTGTGAACTGGAAGGTGGAAGAAGAAAAGAAAGTGGCCGCGCTCATAGCCGCAGGCTATTCGTCAGATTATGAAGGCGAGGCATACCGCACAGTATCTGGCCAAAACTCTAATAACTCGGTGCGCGTTCCCAACAACTTTTTCCATGCCTTAAAAGCTGGCCGACCCTGGGAGCTTACCAGCCGCATCAGCGGTAAGGTGACTAAAACCATACCTGCACAAAAGCTGTGGGACGATATCGCTTTCGCGGCCTGGGCCTGTGCTGACCCCGGTGTTCAGTTTGATACTACCATTAACGAATGGCATACCTGCCCCGAAGGTGGTCGTATCAATGCCTCCAACCCATGTTCGGAGTATATGTTCCTGGATAATACAGCCTGCAACCTGGCTTCTATTAACCTGGCGCATTTCTTTAATCCGCAAACCCGGGTATTTGATGTTAAAGGCTTTGAGCATGCTTGCCGCATGTGGACTATAGTGCTTGAAATATCTGTACTGATGGCGCAGTTCCCATCCAAAGAAGTGGCACAGCTTTCTTATGATTACCGTACGCTGGGTTTAGGGTACGCCAATTTGGGCTCTGCCCTGATGGTGAACGGCATTCCTTATGACAGCGACAAAGCCCGCGCCACGGGCGGCGCCATCACCGCTATCATGACCGGTACTGCGTATGCCACCTCGGCAGAAATGGCCCGTGAGCTGGGGCCTTTCAGCAAGTACAATGATAACAAGCAGCACATGCTGCGGGTAATGCGTAACCATCGTTATGCCGCTTATAACTCTACCGAAAACTACGAAAACCTGGAGATAGCGCCTCCTGGTATCGATCAGCAATATTGTCCGGATTACCTGCTTTCGGCTGCCTGCAATGCCTGGGATAAGGCTGTAGAAATGGGCGAAAAATATGGTTATCGTAATGCCCAAACTACTGTTATTGCGCCAACCGGCACCATCGGGCTGGTGATGGATT
This window contains:
- the gmk gene encoding guanylate kinase — protein: MNPMTPEGKLIIFSAPSGAGKTTIVHHLLSKMPELEFSISATTRERRGEEVHEKDYYFISKEEFLHRIAKKQFVEFEEVYTGTFYGTLRTEIERIWEKGKTVIFDIDVEGGMHLKRKYDGQALAIFVQPPSLEVLIERLTGRGTDSPEKLQERFIKAEKELKYAPQFDIILKNYDLQTACKEAEKLVKDFISPPAP
- a CDS encoding acyl carrier protein, translated to MSDIASRVKAIIVEKLGVDESEVTPEASFTNDLGADSLDTVELIMEFEKEFNVAIPDDQAETIGTVGQAVAYLEKNVK
- the pyk gene encoding pyruvate kinase — its product is MKLYYNRTKIVATMGPASAKKDVLLAMIKAGVNVCRLNFSHGRPEDHKAVIDTIREINEQYKTNVGILADLQGPKIRIGLVKDGGIHLVNGTHIKITTQECIGNDEQIYITYDTFPQDVQANEIILLDDGKLQLRVIETNKKDTVICEVVHGGILTSRKGVNLPNTKVSIPSLTEEDLINLQFALKYDVEWIGLSFVRTGQDITELKHIIAQSGKAAKVIAKVEKPEAIDNIDEIIAATDGVMVARGDLGVEMPLEEVPLLQKMIASKCRAASKPVIVATQMLESMITTPRPTRAEVNDVANSVLDGADAVMLSGETSVGEFPVIVIETMAKIVRNVEEFGYSFNTAKVVGTDPSSPDYLSNAVCESAVHLAQHTNAVGIVSMTTSGYTAFQISSHRPQASTYIFTSNKQLLNALSLVWGVRAFYYDQLESTDQTISDVNNILKNEDLIKVGDVVINTAAVPIIKQGKTNMLRVSIID
- a CDS encoding vitamin B12-dependent ribonucleotide reductase; the protein is MARNMTSKTPGVSGAKGLKTTRYFSKEGINVFDLFKYEKRSSVIRNPSGDAVFEMNDVEVPAAWSQVATDILAQKYFRKAGVPQPDGTIGSEKSIKQVAHRMANCWKDWGMRYGYFATDKDADIFYDEIVYTIVGQLAAPNSPQWFNTGLHTSYGITGKPQGHYFVDPVTEVLSKSTSAYERPQPHACFILSVDDDLVNEGGIMDLWVREARIFKYGSGVGTNFSKIRGETEKLAGGGYSSGLMSFLKIGDRAAGAIKSGGTTRRAAKMVCLDLDHPEIEGFVNWKVEEEKKVAALIAAGYSSDYEGEAYRTVSGQNSNNSVRVPNNFFHALKAGRPWELTSRISGKVTKTIPAQKLWDDIAFAAWACADPGVQFDTTINEWHTCPEGGRINASNPCSEYMFLDNTACNLASINLAHFFNPQTRVFDVKGFEHACRMWTIVLEISVLMAQFPSKEVAQLSYDYRTLGLGYANLGSALMVNGIPYDSDKARATGGAITAIMTGTAYATSAEMARELGPFSKYNDNKQHMLRVMRNHRYAAYNSTENYENLEIAPPGIDQQYCPDYLLSAACNAWDKAVEMGEKYGYRNAQTTVIAPTGTIGLVMDCDTTGIEPDFALVKFKKLSGGGYFKIINQAVPEALRNLGYREHEVTAIVNYAKGAASLKGAPHINVDTLKAKGFTDDELEKLDKGLVSAFEISFAFNIWSLGEECLKRLGVTAEQYNAPDFNVLRALGFSKKQIAEANEYICGTMTIEGAPYLKETHYPIFDCANKCGAKGERYIHAHGHIKMMAAAQPFLSGAISKTINLPNEANVDEIKDCYQLSWELGLKANALYRDGCKLSQPLSTKSDAKEEADEKLDTVEEVLGEAANVKLSDLTSEQVIDAAMAIMEKSKDTNFMRQLSRVVQKKSLPFKRRGFTQKATIDGQNVFVRTGEYEDGTLGEIFVDMHKEGATFRSLMNCFAIAVSVGLQYGVPLEEYVEKFTFTRFEPAGMVSGHANIKSATSIIDYIFRMLGYEYQNRTDLVHVLTENNAPLGNPQMSDEDFNTDESNVYEPVTKPLTADSNNGKKQGIAFDVSMGVQSDAPSCNVCGHTTVRSGTCYKCLNCGNSMGCS
- a CDS encoding IPExxxVDY family protein, whose translation is MILNRKFLKFEIDFDFVLIAITTSLKDYRVCYLINKSLNFNFTRTNDLAVDIYQGAEPVLFSLFHYQWETTETDFYFIGNKGSDGYLVPEIKSADYFLMIRNYIDDDDLENMISAINKIPEIVAAVKIDPKKIKSRENLLF
- the fabF gene encoding beta-ketoacyl-ACP synthase II, whose product is MEFKRVVVTGLGALTPIGNTVSEYWNGLINGVSGAALIKSFDTEKFKTKFACEVKNFDADGFLGRKDARKLDPFVQYALFSTEEAVKDAGLDFTKLDTSRIGVIWGSGIGGLKTFLDEVVNFAKGDGSPRFNPFFIPKMIADIAPGHISIKYGLRGPNFSTVSACASSNNSLIDSFNYIRLGKANMFISGGSEAIINEAGIGGFNAMHALSTRNDDPATASRPFDLDRDGFVAGEGAGTIILEELEHAKARGAKIYAEMMGGGMSADAYHMTAPHPDGLGAALVMKSALEDANLTAADIDYVNVHGTSTPIGDPQEIKAIHDVFGEDIYRINISSTKSMTGHLLGAAGAVEAIASILALKHGIIPPTINHFTDDPAFDPKINFTFNTAQKRDVKIVQSNGFGFGGHNASVIFKKYED
- the nadD gene encoding nicotinate (nicotinamide) nucleotide adenylyltransferase; this translates as MKIGLLFGSFNPIHIGHLIIANYMANHTTLDKVWLVVSPQNPLKKYGDLINTYDRLEMAKLATDNATNIAVSDVELRLPQPSYTIDTLTHLKEKYPEHEFALIMGSDNLGTLHKWKNYKLILRDYKIFVYPRPGYENAELADHPSVTITMTPQMELSATFIRKSIAEKKNVQYFVPDAVLNFIENKSLYR
- a CDS encoding YicC/YloC family endoribonuclease — protein: MIKSMTGYGIASFDSGNTKYTVEIKSLNSKFLELSLRLPKIFSEKEFQLRNDCSKQIERGKVNLSINVEQVNAAVKAAGIDKVLLKQYYQQLKDVSEELNEPAANLLELALGLPEVVKYDDETLSEDEWKLVEKTFQQALAAFQQFRADEGNVLENDLKYRIGIILKNLELVEVEDPKRIPLIRERLNTFLNEAASREAIDQNRFEQELIYYIDKLDITEEKIRLKTHCEYFIETLKNADANGKKLGFISQEIGREINTLGSKANDANIQKLVVGMKEELEKIKEQLLNVL
- the rnc gene encoding ribonuclease III, whose amino-acid sequence is MPISQFYKLYISPNRKYVKILKNLLGFVPGNLSLYRLAFRHKSVAQNVKKGVKNSNERLEFLGDAVLGSVVAEVLFKLYPYEDEGFLTELRSKIVSRVNLNALGRKLGFDKLIEYDSRMLNSSRQGSLLGDAFEALIGAVYLDKGYDFTKNFLINHIIKSHIDIHKLEQTETNFKSKLIEHCQRHGRDIIFELVTNQDGESSKLFTIQASIDGDVMGEGKEFSKKNAEKLAAEKACEALGI
- the miaE gene encoding tRNA-(ms[2]io[6]A)-hydroxylase, encoding MSEKIILKLQLPTDPLWVKNVVESNIEELLTDHAFCEQKAASNAITLIVQNPNLSDLVQEMALLVQEEMDHFKRVHDIIIARGFVLGRERKDNYVNELRKFIIIGGGREAQLIDRLLFSAMIEARSCERFKVLSENINDAYLSDFYHELMVSEATHYATFIRLAKKYAEEIDVDKRWKEFLEYEAGVIQNYGKSETIHG